TGGCGAACTCCGAGGCGTCGGTGGTCCAGAACTGGATCGTCGAGAAGATCACGAACACGCAGAAGTAGATCGCCACCCCCGAGACGAGCGCGAGCACCAGCACCAGGAGACGCTGAGGGGTCCAGTCGACGATGGGCGCCGCCCAGGCGAACACGGCCACCCCTTGAGCGATCTGCCCCAGACGGCGCAGCTCGAACCGGTCAGCGCACAGCTGCACCAGCACCGGGACCGGCTTCGTCATCATCGTGTCGAGGTCGCCGCTGCGCACCTTCTGGCCGATCTTCTCCACGCTCCCGACCAGCATGTCGGCGGTGCGGAACGCGATCGAGGTGACGCCGTAGAGCAGCGCGATCTCACGCAGCCGGAAGCCGCCGTAGGCGTCGATGTGGGTGAACATCAACCAGATCGTCACGAAGTCGAGGAAGGTGATCAGCAGCCCGCTGACCGTCATCATCCAGAACGAGACCGGGTAGGCCATCGCCGCGCGCACCCACAGCAGCGCGATCTGCACGTAGGAGCGCGCCGCATGAGCCAGGTAGGCGGGAGGTCGCTGCTCAACCACCCTGCACCACCACCTTGCGGGTCGCGGCGCGCAGCACCAGCGCGCACATCGCCAGCAGGACGATCGCCCACGCGACCTGCAGCCCGATCGCGGCGAGCATGTCGAGCCCGGCGTGACGGCCCAGCCAGATGTCGGCAGGGGTCTGGATGTAGGAGGCGAACGGCAGCCCCAGCGCGACCTGGCGCAGCCCGTCGGGGAAGAGGTTGAGCGGCAGCGTCAGTCCGCTGAAGAACGTCGCCATCACGCTGAGCAGCACCCGTGGGCCGGTCGCGTCGAGGAGCCAGAACGCGCTGCTGGCGAACAGGAACCGGATGGCGAAGCTGACCACCACCGCCAGGCACACACTGACCAGGAACCCGACCGCGCCGGCCGGCGCGGGCGCGACGAGGCCGAACAGCAACGCACCCACCACCGTCGGCGCGACCCCGCGGGTGAGGAAGTGGTAGAGCGCCCGGCCGAGGTCGGCGGCGAGGTACCAGCCGAGCACGCTGACGGGGCGGTAGAGATCCACGGCGATGTCGCCGTTGCGGATCCGCTCGGCGAGGTCGTCGGTCGAGCCCCCGCTCCACAGCGCGATGGTCATCAGCAGCGCCTGCCCGATCCAGACGAAGGTGACCGCTTGGTCCGCGCCGTAGCCGCCGGCGGTCGGATTCTGCTCCCACAGCGCCAGATAGGCGAAGCTGAGGATGATCCCGAAGACCGAGTTGGTGAAGATTCCGGCCAGCGTCGCGGCGGTGTAGGTGGAGTAGCGGCGGAAGGACCGGGTCGCGATCGCGGCGTACAGGCTCGGCGGTGAGTGCAAGGGCCCGGACACCAGAGGTACGTTGGCACACCGGGGCCTGCGTACGCCAAGGGGTTTCCTGGAATAACGTTGAACCAGCAACTGTTTGCCGAGTAGTTCGAATTTCAACTACCGTGGCCGGCGATCAGATCGGGTCACGAAAGGGGCAGGGATCATGGGTATGCAGTTCGGAATCTTCACCGTCGGTGACGTGACGATGGATCCGACCACCGGCAAGACCCCGACGGAGCACGAGCGGATCAAGGCGACCGTCGAGATCGCCAAGCACGCCGAGGAGGTGGGGCTGGACGTCTTCGCCACCGGTGAGCACCACAACCCGCCGTTCATCGCCTCCAACCCGACCGCGACGCTGGCCTACATCGGTGCCCAGACCGACAACATCATCCTGAGCACCGCGACCACGCTGATCACCACCACCGACCCGGTGCTGATCGCGGAGGACTACGCCAAGATCCAGCACCTCACCGACGGTCGCGTCGACCTGATGATGGGCCGCGGCAACACCGGCCCGGTCTACCCCTGGTTCGGCAAGGACATCCGCCAGGGCATCAACCTGGCCGTCGAGAACTACGCGCTGCTGCGCCGGTTGTGGAGCGAGGACGTCGTCGACTGGTCCGGCCGGTTCCGTACACCGCTGCAGGGCTACACCTCGACCCCGCGCCCGCTCGACGGGGTGGCCCCGTTCGTCTGGCACGGCTCGATCCGCTCGCCCGAGATCGCCGAGCAGGCCGCCTACTACGGTGACGGCTTCTTCCACAACCACATCTTCTGGCCGGAGTCCCACGCCAAGCAGATGGTGAACCTCTACCGCCAGCGCTTCGAGCACTACGGCCACGGCACCGCCGACCAGGCGATCGTGGGGCTGGGCGGGCAGTTCTTCATGCGCCCCAACTCCCAGGACGCGATCGACGAGTTCCGTCCCTACTTCGACAACGCGCCCGTCTACGGTCACGGCCCCTCGCTGGAGGACTTCACCGAGGCCACGCCGCTCACCGTCGGCTCGCCGCAGCAGGTCATCGAGCGCACGCTGTCGTTCCGGGAGAACATCGGCGACTACCAGCGCCAGCTCTTCCTGCTCGACCACGCCGGGCTGCCGTTGAAGACCGTGCTGGAGCAGCTCGACCTCTACGGCGAGATCCTGCCGACCCTGCGCGCGGAGTTCGCGAAGCTGCGCAAGCCCGGTGTGCCGGACGCCCCGACCCACGCTGCCCTGGTGGAGAAGGCCGGCGGCGCGAAGGACTCGACCGTCTACGCCGACGGCGACGCCGCCACCGGCTCCTCCGACCGGGCCGACCTCGACGCCGCGGACGCCCAGATCCTGGAAGGAGAGCTCTGATCATGAGCGAGACCAAGTCGATCGTGGTCGTCTCGGCGGGGCTCGGGGTGCCGTCCTCGACCAAGCTGCTGGCCGACATGCTGGCCGACGCCACCGTGTCGGCGATCGGCTCTCGGGGAGCCGAGGTCGACGTACGCCACGTCGAGCTGCGCGACCTCGCGCACGCGCTCACCGACCACCTGCTCACCGGGTTTCCGACCGCTGACCTGAAGGCGGCCATCGACGCCGTCCACGACGCCGACGGGGTGATCGCGGTGACGCCGGTCTTCTCGGCCTCCTACTCCGGCCTGTTCAAGACCTTCTTCGACGTCTTGGAGCAGGGTGTGCTCGACGCCAAGCCGGTGCTGGCGGCCGCCACCGCCGGCACCGCCCGTCACTCGCTCGTCATCGAGCATGCGATGCGGCCGCTGTTCTCCTACCTGCACGCTGTGGTCGTCCCGACCGGCGTGTTCGCCGCCACCGACGACTTCGCGGGCGGCTCCGAGCTGCGCAAGCGTGTCGACCGGGCAGCCGGCGAGCTCGCCGCACTGGTCGCCGGCTCCCACGGGCCGGCGGCCGCCACGCCGGCGCGCAAGCTGGTGGAGGACGAGTTCGCGAGCCCGACCTCCTTCGAGACGCTGCTGAAGCAGGCATCCGAGGGTCCGCCGGAGTACTGAGGCCGGGCCCGGCCTGCGCGGGGTCCCCGGGGTTCGGGGTCGAGTGAGACACAATGGACAGCGACCGCTGCCCCCAACGTCGAGCGGAGCCCTTGTGACGAGCTTCGAGCCGAGCGTCGTCGTTGCCGACGAGTCGCCGCTGCTCCGTGCCGGCCTCACCGCCCTGCTCGCCCGCGGTGGCTATCAGGTGGTCGCCGACGCATGCGACAGCGACCAGCTCCTGCAGGCGGTCACCGACACGATGCCGAGCGTCGTCGTCACCGACGGCCGGTTGGGCGCCGGCAACATCGACGAGGGCATCACGGCCGCGATCCGGGTGCACGAGAAGGTGCCCGAGATGGGCATCATCGTGCTCGGTGAGTCGGTCGCCACGACGTACGCGGCCAGGGTCTTCGCCAGCACGGGCACCGGCGGTCTCGCCTATCTGCGCAAGTCGCGCGTGCGCGCCACGCCTCACTTCCTCGACGTGCTCGGCCGCGTGGCGTCGGGGGAGGTGGTGGTCGACCCGCAGGTCATCGACCGGATGAAGACGGTCAAGCACGACGCCGAGGCGATGGCCGCCCTGACGCTGCGGGAGCGGGAGGTGATGGCCATGCTCGGCACCGGCTATCCCGAGCGCGCCATCATCAGCAGCCTGTTCGCCAACAAGCGGCAGTTTCAGCTGTGCCTGGGCGAGATGCTCGTCAAGCTCGGTCTGCCGGCCGGTGTCGAGCATCGCCGGGCGCCGACACCGTTGACGCACCTGAGGCCCTAGGGCCCCAGGTGCGACCGGCGTACGTCGCGGGTGTGCCTCTCAGGCCTGGTGGGTGCCCACCACGACGGCGCGCCCCAGGGCCTTGAACGCGAGGTTGAAGCTGACGACCGTGGGCGTGACCGAGTCGTCGACGCCGAGGCTCTCCTCGCCGACGGCGTGGACGACGAAGTAGTAGCGGTGCACCTGGTCGCCGGCCGGGGGAGCGGCGCCGCCGAACTCCTTGGTGCCGAAGTCGGTGGCGACGTGGAACGCCTTGCCCGGCAGGTCGGCATCGCCGGCACCGGCGCCGGCCGGCAGCTCGGTCACGTCAGCGGGCACGTCGACCAGGCACCAGTGCCAGAAGCCGCTGGGCGTGGGCGCGTCCGGGTCGAAGCAGGTGATGACGTACGACTTCGTCCCCTCGGGCGCGTCGCTCCAGCGCAGCTGCGGCGAGGTGTTGCCGCCGTCGTGGAGCTGGTCCTGCTTCAGGGGCTGCCCGTCGCTCACGTCGTCGCTGGTCAGCGTGAAGGAGGGCAGGGCGGGCATGAGCGAGTAGGGGTCGGGTTTCACCGGGCGATCGAGTGACATGCCCACCAACGTAGTCCGCGTATCGACCCGTTGTCAGGCCGTGGCGCGGCGTTGGGCGAGGATGTACCCATGAGTTCTGAGCATGCCGTTCCCTACCCCGCCGGTCTCATCCTGGAGGGGCGCAGGGTGGTCGTTGTGGGCGGCGGCCGCGTGGCGCAACGACGGGTGCCGGCGCTGATCGCGGCCGGCGCGCGGGTCGAGGTCGTCTCGCCCTCGCTGACGCCTGCGCTCGAGGGTCTGCTCGGCTCCGGCGAGATCACCTGGCGTGAGGCTCGCTTCTCCGCCGAGATGCTCGACGGCGCCTGGTATGTCATCGCGGCGACCCAGAACGCCGAGGTCAACGAGGAGGTCTCGGCCGCTGCCGAGGAGCGACGGATCTTCTGCGTACGCTCCGACGACGGCCGAGAGGCCACCGCCTGGACCCCGGCGACCGGGCACGACGGCGACCTGACCGTCGCTGTGCTGGCCAACCGCGACCCGCGCCGCTCCGCCGGGGTGCGCGACCGGATCCTCGACGGGCTCCGCTCGGGTGCGCTGATCGCGCCCCACGAGCGCCAGCGGGTGCCCGGGGTGACCCTGGTCGGTGGCGGCCCGGGCGATCCGGGGCTGATCTCGGTCGCCGGTCGCAAGGCGCTGATGGAGGCCGACATCGTCGTCGCCGACCGGCTCGCCCCGCGAGAGCTGCTCTCCGAGCTGCCCGCCGACGTCGAGCTGGTCGACGTCGCCAAGCTCCCCCGCGGACGCTCGGCCCAGCAGGAGGAGATCAACCGGATCATCGTCGAGGCGGCCAAGGACGGCAAGGCCGTCGCGCGTTTCAAGGGCGGCGACAACTTTATCTTCGGACGTGGCTTCGAGGAGGTGCTGGCGTGCCGCGAGGCCGGTGTGCCGGTCCACGTCATCCCGGGTCTGACCTCGCCGGTCACGGTGCCCGGGGTCGCCGGGATCCCTGTCACCCACCGTGGCGTCGCCCACGAGTTCACCGTCATCTCCGGTCACGTCCCGCCCGACGACCCGACCTCGCTGACCAACTGGTCCGCCGTCGCCGGTCTCGGTGGCACGCTCGTGCTGCTGATGGCGGTCCAGAACGCCCCCGCGATCGCGGCCGCGCTGATCGACGGTGGCCGCCCCGGGTCGACGCCGGTCGCGGTCATCTGCGACGGCACGATGCCCACCGAGCGTACGGTCCTGGCGACCCTCGAGACGCTGGAGAAGACCTTGGGTGACGAGAAGGTGCAACCTCCGGCGATCATCGTCATCGGCGAGGTCGTCCGCGTCGCCCACCCCGACTCGTTCTGAGCGGCGCAGACGCTCCCCGCCGACGTGGAGGTCGGGGAGCGTACGGATGTGTGGGGGAGTCCGGTGCGCGCCTACCCTGGACCCCTCATGGCTGACCTGATCGAGATCTCCGACCCCGCCGATCCGCGGCTTGCCGACTACCGCGACCTCCGCGACGTCGAGCTGCGCAAGTCGCTGGAGTCGTCGGAGGGCCTGTTCCTGGCCGAGGGGGAGAAGGTCGTACGCCGGGCGGTGGCCGGTGGCTTCGAGCCGCGCTCGTTCCTGATGGCACCCAAATGGCTCGACGGGCTGGCCGACACGCTCGCCACGACCGACGCGCCCTGCTACGTGATGAGCGAGAAGGCTGCCGAGGAGGTGACCGGGTTCCACGTGCACCGCGGTGCGCTCGCCTCGTTGAAGCGACGGCCGCTGCCGTCGGTGGAGTCGGTCCTGGCCGGCGCCCGTTCGGTCCTAGTGCTCGAGGACATCGTCGATCACACCAACGTAGGCGCGATCTTCCGCTCGGGCGCCGCGCTGGGCTTCGATGCGGTACTGCTGGCGCCGCGGTGCGCCGACCCGCTCTACCGCCGCTCGATCAAGGTCGCGATGGGCGCCGTCTTCGCGCTGCCGTGGACCCGTCTGCCGGACTGGTACGAAGCGCTCCCGTCCCTCTCCGCCGCCGGCTTCACCACCGTCGCCCTGACCCTCGCCGACGACGCCGTAGACATCGAGAGGGCTGTCGAAGGCGTCGACAAGGTCGCCCTCGTCCTCGGCTCCGAGGGCCACGGCATCTCCCCTCGCTGGCAGCACGCCTCCGACCGCCGCGCCATCATCCCGATGTCCGCCGGCATCGACTCCCTCAACGTCGCCGCCGCCACCGCCGTCGCCTGCTACGTCACCGCCCGCCGGTAGTAGCCGAGACGTCACTTCTGCAGGTCGATGCGTCACGTACGTCGGTCGAGACGTCACGTGCGTCGTTGAAGCGCCCGGTGTGCTGGCCGAGTAGGTGAGTTGGTGCCAGCTCGACTGATCGGAGTGTGCCCGAGACATGAGGACATGTTCCGCTGGTTGTCGGGCTCTGCCCGTAGGTGAGATTGCTGATGCGCCGGAACGCTGCGGGTGGATCCTCCCAGCTACACTCTCGGGGCAGTCGAAGCCTGCGAAAGGCCATGGTCGCGAGCCCAGGCCTTCCCGTCCGCTGCGATTCCTTCCAGCAAGTGGAAGGTGTGCACGAAACCGGTCGCGTCGAGGTCGATCCTGCTGTACTCCTCGTGATCGTCAAGCTGCGGTTCGCCGTTGGCAGGAAGCACCTGCTGGGCGTGGGCGTCCTTGATGTGGATCTCACGGGCCGGACCGTTGGTGAGGGTGAGCTCGAGGTTGTAGCCCGCGCGCTTGTCGTCGGTCACTCGGACCGAGGAGAGTGCGTCGAAGCGGTAGCTTTCGCGAAGCTCCTTGCCGCGACGAGCCGATGGTGCGTCGATCTCGGTGCTCACCTCGCGTACGCCTTCCGGGGTGACCAAGAACAGGTGGAACGCGTATCGGGTGTAGCGCCACGGCCCGTTCTTGACGCGGGCCTTGCGATACGGGGGACTCGGGGTCACCAGAAACGTGTACGTGACCAGCCGTGACCAGCTTAGACGGTAGTTGTCCAGAACCTCGGCGATGAAGACGGTCTTGTCGGCGTTGAGCCACGTCTGCATCTCAATCTCCGATGGTCGTTCCTCAAGACGCGCTTTCCAACGTCGGTAGGTAGCCATACGGGAGTCGTACTCCGCTCGACGCTCGGCATGCTCGCGATTGAGCCGGCGTTGTTCGCTCCTGACCTCAAACGTGTCCGGAACCGCGCGTTTCAACGACCAGATCAGCAGGAGGGCTGCCGCCAGCGACAGCCCGGTGTGGGCCGGTCCGAACCCGGACGCGATGGTCCCCAACGTGGTGAGCAGAGCGATGCCAGCAGCGGTGGTGAGTCCGATGCCGAGGACCTTGGCAGCAGCAGGAGACAGCCGCTCCGAGGGCTCGGGGGACGGGGCCGAAACCTCCTGGTCTCGCGCTTCCCGGGCCAGATGTCGGATGAGCCAGTCGAGGTTCTCGACCGTCGTCGCGGAGTCTCGATACGACCGGGCGATCTCCTGGGCGAGGCGTTTTCGCTCGGTCTCTGTAACGGTCAGCCAGGTCGAAGGAGTGAAGCCGCGGGGCCGGTGCGCCCTGAAGTGTTCGGTAAACCGTTCACGCACCTGGTGCGTGAAGCCCGTCTGCTCGGTGGTGTACGCAGGGACGGCGTCGGACGGTGACGGAGCCAGGTCCGCGACTCGGTCGGCCCACCGGCAGCCGAAGGCCAGGGCTGCTACTGCGGCAGCGACTGCCACAGTGAGCTCTACTGTTGCAAGGAGTGGCTGTGTCAGAAAAGCGATCACTCCGATGACGAGGGCTGCCACCGCCACCAGTGCGTACCAGCCCGGCAGCGACTCCTGAGTGTCGCCAGTTCTGTTGTCATGGGGTGCCACGAGGCGTGGCTCGGCTGGGTCAGCCTCGAAGAAGAGCTCGATCCGTCCACGTCGATTGTCTCGGAACTGGTTGCCCCGAGCTGTGGCACGCCGCTGTGTCCAGGTCGTCTCCAGGGCCGCGGAGGGCATGAGACGGTCCAGGTGCTCGTTGACGGCGGTCTGTTGCTTGACGGTCAAGGTGTCCAGGTGCGCCTCCCAGGTGCGCCACCAGTCCATGTCTTTCGGTCGATACCCTGCCAAGTCGAGGACGACCTCGAGCGCGAGCCTCCAGGAGTCGTCAGGAAGCCGTTCGACGCGCCCGACGATCATTCCGAGCTCATGCTTGTCCTTTGAGGTGAGATCGTGCTGCGACTTGCTCCCCAGGATCGTGATCGCCCAGTAGAAGTAGTTCTCGGTGCCCCTACGATCGCTGGCGATCACGTCGTCGATGAGCATGCGGGCACGGTCCAGGCGACCGCCGTCGATGGCAGTAAGAGCGTCCTTGAACTTCTCCTCGGGCGAAGCGCCTTCGGTGGTGACGTACGTCCTGTTGTCCTCGTGGTGGACGCCGATATGCGTGCCGACGATCGCGCCGACTTGCGAGTTGAGCAGCATCGGGTCGACCTGGGTGTGGAATTCGGTCATGTCAGGCCTCCTGCCATCACGATGAGCGGCACGACCTTGGCAGCCAGGTCTGCGATGTCGGCGACCAAGCCTCGCAGTCGCTCGAGGGCTGTGGTCACCGTGTGTTTCGACTCCGAGGTGCCCGCTTGTGCGGATTTACGCGCGGTGTCCAGCTGGAGCTGCGCGCCGGTCAGCGTGGCGTCGTCGAGGTCGCCCGCGACGTGGTGCTGTTCGAGGAGCCGACTGAACCTGTCGAGCTCCTCGATGAGGTCTGCAGTGGACGTTGCGTTCGGGGAGACGGCTCCGTAGCTGCTGCCGTTGTTCACGAAGCCGGTGATGTTGCCGACGGTGCTGTTGTGGATCGTCGGGCTGACCTGGGTGTGGTAGGTCGGGCGGGTGCTGTCTTCGTCGGCCATCGTGAGCTGCTCCTTGTCCTTGATGATGTTCACTGCCAGGTGGGTGGCGAAGGCTGCTGCGTTTGCGGCCGCTCGTGGTTGCCAGTTTTGATCGTTTGCGCTGCCCTTCGTGCCGTCTGCGCGGTCGCTGATGCCGCGGATGACAGCGACCTGCGATCCGCTCAGATGGGCAGCCTGCGCGACGCCCGCTCCTTCCATCTCGACGGCAAGGGCGTCGTTGAAGCGAGTTCGCAGCCATCGGGCATGTGCTGACGTCACGGAGTTCAGGACGACCGATCCAGCGGCGATCGGGGCGATGTGCACCCGTGGCGGGTCTTCGCCCGGGGGAGGCGGATCGGCCCACTCGTCCCGACGCGCAAGCTCGGACCCGAGCTGAAAGATCGGGTGGCTTACCTCCCAGGAGCGTGGGCGGGCCATGAGGCCGGCGTCTTCGCTGGTGCCGCCCTGATAGTTGTAGATGTGCTTCGCGAACACGACGTCGCCCAGCCGGGCGCTGTCCCACAGCGCGCCGGCGACTCCGACGAAGATCACAGCAGCAGGATCGAACTCCGAGACCGCGCGCTCGACGATGACAGCGGCTGACTCGTTGCCGACATTGGTCAGTCCGAGTGCCACACGACATGTGCTGTGCCGGACGAGGCCTGTCTCGAACCGCGTCCCGTGCTTGTGCAGGTGCGGCGTGGGCCCGGCGAGCCGGCGACGCACTGCGTCGTACTCGGTGTTGATCGCGGTGAGGAGCACTACCAGGTTCTTCGACATCTACGCTGATCCCTCTCTCATCGGTTTCTCGCTCGACGGTGGCCGAGTGAGCGGCGGTGCGAGTGTGGAGCTCGGGCCGACGCGGTAGAGCTGCGCTGGCCGTCCGCGCGTGCTCTTGGAGCCGGCGTCGTCTGGCACGACGAAGCCGGTTGCGGCGCGTACCTTCCTGTAGAAGTTCCGGGTGTCGAGCTCGGTGTCCCATACCGTTTCGTAGACATGCTGGAGTTCGGCGATGGTGAAAGGCTCCGTGCAGAACGCGGTCGCGAGCGCGGTGAACTCGAGGCGTGAGCGCGCGCGTTCAACGCCGTCGGTGACGATGCGGTGATGGTCGAAGGCAAGGTCGATCTCCCCGGACAGGACTTCCTCTACCGGGACCCAGGCGGCTGCTTTGGCATCGGTTCCCGCGACCGGCTCGGGTAGGTCCGGCACGATCGCGAGGTGGGCGACCGAGACGACCCGGTCTCGAGGGTCGCGGTCGACGGCTCCGTAGATGGCGAGCTGCTCCAGATGCACACGGCCGATGTCGAGCGCAGTCTCCTCCTGCAGCTCGCGGCGAGCCCCGTCCAGGATCTCCTCGCGGTCGTTGTTGAGGAATCCCCCGGGGAGGGCTTGCATCCCGCTGAACGGATCCTCGGCACGCTCCACGAGGAGCACGCACAGTCGGCCCTTGCGCAGAGTCAGGACAACGAGATCAACCGTGAGCAGCACGGGCGGCGGTGTCCACGCTTCAGCTTGCATGCCCTTTACGCTAGACGACTTACTGTCGTGGCGACAGAAAGATCGTTTGAAGCTCGCTGCTTGTGCCGTTGGGCGAGACATGAGCGAAGACAAAGCAGCGCCGGTCGGGCTGACAGCTAGGTGTCAGCCCGACCGGCGCCGGTGGCCTACTGGAGAGTTACAGCTCCCACCAGACGGTGGTGTCGCCGGGGAGGTCGGCGGAGCCGTCGGTGACGGGCACGGGACCCAAGGAGGAGAGGAGCACGTCGCCGGGGGCGGTGATGCGTACGGGCTCCTTGGTGGTGTTGACCGTGCAGGCGAAGCCGTGGCGCTCGAACCAGAGGACGCCGGCGGGGGCCTCGTCGTGCCAGGTGACCGCGTCACCGGCGCCGAGGCCGGGGGTCTCGCGGCGGATCGTCAGGGCCGAGCGGTAGAGCTCGAGGGTGGAGCCGTCGGCGCTGGTCTGGGCCTCGACGCTGAGGTCGCCCCAGGTCGAGGGCTGGGGGAGCCAGGAGCCGCCGTCTCCGAAGTCGTAGGACGGGCCCGAGCGGGACCAGGGGATCGGCACGCGGCAGCCGTCGCGGAAGCCGTCCTGGCCGCTGGCGCGGTGGAACGACGGGTCCTGGCGGACCTCGTCGGGGAGGTCGGTGACGTCGGGGAGGCCGAGCTCCTCGCCCTGGTAGACGTACGCCGAGCCCGGAAGCGCGAGCATCAGCAACGTCGCCGCGCGGGCCCGGCGCAGGCCGAGCTCGCGATCACCAGGCGTGCGGATCTGGGTGCCTGAGCCGGGAGGATTGGCGAACCGGGTGGCGTGCCGGGTGACGTCGTGGTTGGACAGCACCCAGGTCGCGGGGGCGCCGACGGGGCGCATCGCGTCGAGCGAGCTGTCGATGACCTTGCGCAGCGCCGCGGCGTCCCAGGCGGTGTCGAGGTATTCGAAGTTGAAGGCCTGGTGCAGCTCATCGGGGCGTACGTAGTTGGCCGACCGCGCCACGGTCGGCGTCCACGCCTCGGCGACGAAGATCCGGTCCGGGTAGTCCTCGAGCACCGTGCGCCAGGTGCGGTAGATGTCGTGGACCCCGTCCTGGTCGAAGAAGGGCATCTCGTCGTTGCCGAGCAGATGGAGCTGCTCGGCGTGGCCGATCGAGGGCAGGCCCTCGGCCTTGACCAGGCCGTGGGCGACGTCGATGCGGAAGCCGTCGATGCCGAGGTCGAGCCAGAACCGGAGGATGTCGAGGAACTCGGCGGCCACCTCGGGGGAGTTCCAGTTGAAGTCGGGCTGCTCGGGGGCGAAGAGGTGGAGGTACCACTCGCCGTCCGGCACCCGGGTCCACGCGGGGCCGCCGAAGATCGAGTCCCAGTCGTTGGGCGGCTCCTCGCCGTGCTCGCCGAGCCCGGGCAGGAAGTGGTAGCGCGACCGCATCGGCGACCCGGGGCCCTCCGCCAGTGCCTGCTGGAACCACTCGTGCTGGTCGGAGGAGTGGTTGGGGACGATGTCGGCGACGATCTTCAACCCCAGCTCATGAGCCGAGGAGATCAGCGCGCGAGCGTCGTCCAGCGTGCCGTAGCGCGGGTCGACGGCGCGGTAGTCGGCGACGTCGTAGCCCCCGTCGGCCTGCGGAGAGTCGTAGAACGGGCTCAGCCAGACCGCGTCGACCCCCAGGTCGCGCAGGTAGGGGAGTCGGGAGCGGATCCCGGGAAGGTCGCCGGTGCCGTCGCCGTCGCTGTCGGCGAAGCTGCGCGGGTAGACCTGATAGATGACGGCGTCGCGCCACCACTCGGAGCTCATGCGGCTGTTCATATTGCTGGGAACCTTTCAGCCCTTGACGCTGCCGGCGGTCAGGCCGGTGACGACGTGTCGTTGGACGAGATAGAAGAACGCGGTGACGGGGATGGCGATGAGCACGGCGGTGGCGGCCATCAGGTTCCACTGCGCGTCGTGCTCGCTGATAAAGCTCTGCAGGCCGACCGCGAAGGTGTACTTGGAGTCGTCGAGCAGGAAGGTCGAGGCGAACGCGACCTCGGCGAAGGCGGTGATGAAGGCGTAGAACGCGGCCACCGCGAGACCCGGCCGGGCCAGGGGCAGGATCAGCCGCCAGAACGTGCCGAACGGGGTGAGGCCGTCGATCATGCCGGCCTCGTCGAGCTCGATCGGGATGGTGTCGAAGTAGCCCTTCAGCAGCCACGAGCAGTAGGGGACGATCGTGGTGCAGTTGACCAGGATCAGGCCGAGGTGGGAGTCGACCAGGCGCAGCTGGGAGAAGATCTCGTACATCGGCACGATCAGCACCGCGATCGGGAACGCCTGCGTCAGCAGCAGCACCCACATCAACGGCCGATGCCCCGGGAACCGCATCCGGGAGACCGCATAGCCGGTCGTCGCCGCCGACATGACGCCGAACAGGGTCGTGCCTCCCGCGACGACCAGCGTCGACCACAGCCAGTCGAAGAAAGCGGTGTTGGTCAGCACGAACGAGTAGTTGACGAGCGTCGCCTTCGCGAGAATGCCGCCGGGGTGGAGGTAGTCGTCCTTGTCGGGCCCGA
The sequence above is drawn from the Nocardioides albertanoniae genome and encodes:
- a CDS encoding ABC transporter permease — protein: MVEQRPPAYLAHAARSYVQIALLWVRAAMAYPVSFWMMTVSGLLITFLDFVTIWLMFTHIDAYGGFRLREIALLYGVTSIAFRTADMLVGSVEKIGQKVRSGDLDTMMTKPVPVLVQLCADRFELRRLGQIAQGVAVFAWAAPIVDWTPQRLLVLVLALVSGVAIYFCVFVIFSTIQFWTTDASEFANAFTYGGNTIMQYPMTIFPREVVRSLTYLLPLAFVNWYPCLFLLGRADPLGSPGWFPFASPLAALVLVGVTALVWRQGLRHYRSTGS
- a CDS encoding ABC transporter permease; this encodes MSGPLHSPPSLYAAIATRSFRRYSTYTAATLAGIFTNSVFGIILSFAYLALWEQNPTAGGYGADQAVTFVWIGQALLMTIALWSGGSTDDLAERIRNGDIAVDLYRPVSVLGWYLAADLGRALYHFLTRGVAPTVVGALLFGLVAPAPAGAVGFLVSVCLAVVVSFAIRFLFASSAFWLLDATGPRVLLSVMATFFSGLTLPLNLFPDGLRQVALGLPFASYIQTPADIWLGRHAGLDMLAAIGLQVAWAIVLLAMCALVLRAATRKVVVQGG
- a CDS encoding LLM class flavin-dependent oxidoreductase, translating into MQFGIFTVGDVTMDPTTGKTPTEHERIKATVEIAKHAEEVGLDVFATGEHHNPPFIASNPTATLAYIGAQTDNIILSTATTLITTTDPVLIAEDYAKIQHLTDGRVDLMMGRGNTGPVYPWFGKDIRQGINLAVENYALLRRLWSEDVVDWSGRFRTPLQGYTSTPRPLDGVAPFVWHGSIRSPEIAEQAAYYGDGFFHNHIFWPESHAKQMVNLYRQRFEHYGHGTADQAIVGLGGQFFMRPNSQDAIDEFRPYFDNAPVYGHGPSLEDFTEATPLTVGSPQQVIERTLSFRENIGDYQRQLFLLDHAGLPLKTVLEQLDLYGEILPTLRAEFAKLRKPGVPDAPTHAALVEKAGGAKDSTVYADGDAATGSSDRADLDAADAQILEGEL
- a CDS encoding FMN reductase yields the protein MSETKSIVVVSAGLGVPSSTKLLADMLADATVSAIGSRGAEVDVRHVELRDLAHALTDHLLTGFPTADLKAAIDAVHDADGVIAVTPVFSASYSGLFKTFFDVLEQGVLDAKPVLAAATAGTARHSLVIEHAMRPLFSYLHAVVVPTGVFAATDDFAGGSELRKRVDRAAGELAALVAGSHGPAAATPARKLVEDEFASPTSFETLLKQASEGPPEY
- a CDS encoding response regulator, which translates into the protein MTSFEPSVVVADESPLLRAGLTALLARGGYQVVADACDSDQLLQAVTDTMPSVVVTDGRLGAGNIDEGITAAIRVHEKVPEMGIIVLGESVATTYAARVFASTGTGGLAYLRKSRVRATPHFLDVLGRVASGEVVVDPQVIDRMKTVKHDAEAMAALTLREREVMAMLGTGYPERAIISSLFANKRQFQLCLGEMLVKLGLPAGVEHRRAPTPLTHLRP
- a CDS encoding YbhB/YbcL family Raf kinase inhibitor-like protein; this encodes MSLDRPVKPDPYSLMPALPSFTLTSDDVSDGQPLKQDQLHDGGNTSPQLRWSDAPEGTKSYVITCFDPDAPTPSGFWHWCLVDVPADVTELPAGAGAGDADLPGKAFHVATDFGTKEFGGAAPPAGDQVHRYYFVVHAVGEESLGVDDSVTPTVVSFNLAFKALGRAVVVGTHQA
- the cobA gene encoding uroporphyrinogen-III C-methyltransferase, whose translation is MSSEHAVPYPAGLILEGRRVVVVGGGRVAQRRVPALIAAGARVEVVSPSLTPALEGLLGSGEITWREARFSAEMLDGAWYVIAATQNAEVNEEVSAAAEERRIFCVRSDDGREATAWTPATGHDGDLTVAVLANRDPRRSAGVRDRILDGLRSGALIAPHERQRVPGVTLVGGGPGDPGLISVAGRKALMEADIVVADRLAPRELLSELPADVELVDVAKLPRGRSAQQEEINRIIVEAAKDGKAVARFKGGDNFIFGRGFEEVLACREAGVPVHVIPGLTSPVTVPGVAGIPVTHRGVAHEFTVISGHVPPDDPTSLTNWSAVAGLGGTLVLLMAVQNAPAIAAALIDGGRPGSTPVAVICDGTMPTERTVLATLETLEKTLGDEKVQPPAIIVIGEVVRVAHPDSF